DNA sequence from the Gopherus evgoodei ecotype Sinaloan lineage chromosome 3, rGopEvg1_v1.p, whole genome shotgun sequence genome:
tttcaccaactttaaaaaaatatgtttccaaagattttaggtataacaaggattttgtcttactaaggtgctgattttgctggagagttcttttaaaactagttcctcggatagtcagaagtaaagaaagggaaactctttgtccagctatctggaagggaaggactgttgtccctttaagggctctcttcagtggggagtgagggaagaggtggtgaagggatggacagaaaggacacaggaagacttggaagcacttttttttaactatagtaattaaaatgtgtattttagataagggaggtcttttgaaggatttatttaaaaaactgtatgtctgaagatccacacatttaaggctaaagatgattgtgcatctaaaactctatgcaagcattttttagaaatgtgattttataatcttcaccagctcattaatgaaatatttttaaagcaaattttaaactaaggtcctgtagactgacatgttctgtgtaaatattacattaatgcacaactgtttttgtcagtaaagtcagaaactgacagtataaaaatttatttgggcataagctttcgtggacatctgatgaaatgggttctagtccacaaaagcttatgcccaaataatttgttagtctttgaggtgacacaaggactcgtccttgtttttgctgatacagactaacaggactaccactctgaaacctgtcaatatatataccttggggttggcaaatgcctgttaaatggctttattaccccttgaatgtctctttaacagtttcaatgttatgctaataggtctggcaggctggaggttttttcacttttaactactagattccctctcaaggaagactcaccaggctagagcagccatctgtgagagcctgcaggaagggtcagaacagggataggaaaacaagagggtggacactaagacccagtggtgccccaaattttcaggtgccctacgcagctgcctatgttgcctatgcctaaggacggccctgccaggAACTGGGTTAGTCCCTGGCTGCCTTCAGAATCTGAGGGCTTGgatacactcgaaacttcaaagcgctgctgtgggagcgctgcgcggcagtgctttgaagtgtgagtgtggtcgcagcaccagtgctgggagagagctcttccagcactgcacatactccatctcctcatggggattagcttgcagcgctggcagccgcgctcccagcgctggggcactgtttacactggcgctttacagcgctgtaacttgctgcgctcaggggagtgtttttttcacacccctgagtgagaaagttgcagcgctgtaaagcgccagtgtagccaaggcctgaggaaTGGGATACAAAGGTGGCATAGCTTAGAATCAAGGTCAGGAAGCAGGTCAGGAGTaaggggcacaggcagagctgtgtgtggggagcccagggctgggacagtgggtgGAGGTTGCAGGTCcagggtgaggggcactggcagagctgtatgaggggagcccagggctgggatagcaggggggctgcaggtcaggggtgAGGTGCCCTGGCAGATCTTTATGtggggagcccagcgctgggatAGCATGGGGGCTGCAGGTCTGGTGTGATGCGTGAGGGtatgggcagagctgtgtgtgggaaaCCCAGGCTGAGATAGGAGGGGGTGCAAGTCAgaagtgagtgggggagggggtctctgcTTCTCCTCAGCACTGAGCCTGCTGCCCCTGCACTCAGTTTGATTCATTCAGTGTAACAGAATTAAAAGCAAACAGCTGATCCCTGGAGCGGGAGCCCTCTGTGACCAGTCTATCTCCAGGCTGATGGGAGACTTTGCCTTTGGTCTAGGCCTTTCCTTTGAGACTGCGCTACGACCGGCTCAGGGGGCAGCTGCAGGAGCTGGATGGCTTCCTCCCAGAGTCTCCCAGCCAGCCGGGGATGAAGCCAAGCTCTCCTCACTATGGAGCCACTGACGCAgagagggaaaggatcctgggctggctgaggagggAGCGCTTACCCCCTTTTCAGAGGTGAGTGCCATGTGTGTGCCCACTGCTGCCCTCTGCAGGTTGGAATCAGAATTACTCCACTGTATGTCATGGGACTCCTAGTGCTGCGTGGTAACAGAGACTTTCCTTTAGCTATGGATGGGGGCTGATCctttgggagcagggggagctgagttccatccctgctgctgctcagaagCCCTATGTGACTAGGTGTGTGGTAGTCCCCTTGGAACACTTGCCAGCACGGCAAGGGTGGTGGGTGTGAACTCTGGGAAATTGTCTAGCCGTCTGGGGCCGGGGTGGCAGTGTagcctgtggggcagggagaagtAACAGGGCTACACATACTGTGAGAGAGCAGTGAATGAAATGGGAACCACAGCACTCCTTGGTGAGGGCCATAGCGAGTGCAACAGTCCCTGCTtggacaggctggggcaggaaggtACGAACTTGGGAGGGAATCTGCTATGAAAATTTTAATTAACCCACTTTTGACTGAGCTGGTGAAGGGCATATGGTGATGTCCTGATGAGAGTCTCACCCCTGATCTGCAGCCCCCCTcttctgctatcccagccctgagctccccacacacagctctgccagtgccgctCACCCCTGACCTGCAgtccccctgctatcccagccccgggctccctacacacagctctgcccgtgcccctcacccctgacctgcagcccccctgctatctGAGCCCTGGGCTCCCTACCCCAGCAGAAtctctgtatttgttttgtttacgTACAATGATGCATTCGATGATTGTGGGTCCTGTGTATGGCATGGGGCCATTGCTCAGCCCCTGTTTATTGTCCATCATTGATGGTAGTGTCATTGACTGACTGTTTGGTGCTAGGACGGCCCTTTACCTGGAGTACAAGCTGGCAAAGCTGCTGATTCGTCCTCTGGATGAAGGCTACCCAGTGAGCCGGCATGAGATTCGTGGGTACAGCCGTCAGTCTGAGAGAACTGCTGTCTCCAGCATTCCCAGTCATCCATCAACAGCTGGGCTGCCCACCAGGGTCCCCAGCCTCGGGCTGTGGAGGCCTCCTAGTCAGACCCGCAGCACTCCAGCCCACCTAGGTGAGTCCCCCATAGCCAATCCAGGAGCGTCTTCTTGTCCCCAAGAAGAGGGGCTCCCTACAGTGACCCTCCTCCCTGTGCTAGGAAGGGAATAAGGAAAGGCCCGTAAGGGAACGTCTACCCTGCCATAAAAGACCCATGGGCCGGCTGCTGGGTCAGCTTGCTCAGGCTTATGGGCTATAAAATTGGCATCGATGTTTAGGCTCAGTCTGgatcctgggctctgagaccccatgagtggggagggtcccagagccgagctccagcccaagcctgaatatccacactgctatttttagccccaagagcccaagtcagttgagcTGGGGTCTGAGCCTCGGTGCTGCAGGTGTTGTATTGCAGCATAGACGTATCCTAAAAGCCATCCAGCGTGGTGCCTGCCCTCATCAACCTGGAATGGCTccacctgcctgctgctctccccAGGCTGGCCAAGACCCAGGGCAAGGCTGAGACGCAAACAGAACTAAGGGACCGTGGTTAAAAACTACACTCTTACCCAAAGACCCTTTTTCAAACATTGCTCAGGTATAGTTTAAAGACCAGCCTAGAGCAGgcccaccccactgaacagcgAGCAGGGCCTTCTATGTGACACAGAAGGGCAAgcttgccctgcccccaccaactCTATGCCCCGCACAATCACCCTCCTTGGCCACAGCTGATCTTGCAGAACTCGTCTgcctttctctcttcctcccatcTTGCTCCCTCTGGTCATCTAGCACCGGCCTTCTCCCTGTTCCTCAGCGCAGCCTGGCCGTTCTCGGTGCGAGAGCCTCCTcctctgcagcgctggctgccCCAGGGGCTCTTCATCTCCTCAGCTTCCCTGTTCTGTTGTCGCTCCCTTGGGCTGCTGTCCCTCTGGGAAGAGCTCCTGGGAAGCCGATGGTCTCACTACGTCAGGCAGGGTCTTGGAGAGCATCAGTGGCACCCCACTGTTGAAAGAGACAAGGAGACTGGCCCCTCCCAACAGTCTATCTAGATCCCACCCCCATCGCTTCTGAAAGGTTAGGAATCCTGGCTGCTCACTGACTGAGCACCCCATTGTGCTTGCCCATAGCCCCCTAGACTCCTCCCTGAACCAGCATGGAGACTCCCACCACCAACAGCTGCTTGTCTTTGGACATTTCTCCTTTGACTCTCTGCcctcctgcaggctgcttctCCAGCATCCCTGACCAGCTGCCCTGGGGGAGCTCTGTGGAGTTCCCAGCTGCCGTGAGTCTGGGGAAATCTCCTTTTGCAGAGGGGCTGAGCAGGCTTCTGCTCCAAAGCCTCCTGCCCAACTCCACCAAAGGGGGTGGCTAATGGTGAGATTGCTGCAGCTTGGAAAGGTGTGGATGAAGGCTCTGCCAGACACACCCAGATGTATCCTCTTGCTTTTGGCTGAAAACCCCTGATTTGTCTTGTAATCCAGTCTGGAGTGCCCCACACCAAGTGCTCCACCCAGTCACAGGTGGAAAGGCGCCTGCTCATTACTCTTGGATACATTCACACATTGCCTGTCAGAGGATAAGTCTGTATTCAACCTGCTatcatctcttccctccccaggctCTGAGTTTCtcagtacttggatgggaggCACACAAGGGAAGTATAAGTGCTGCAGCAAATGTGGGATTCAGTAGGGCAGCTCTTCTCGGTGGGCCAGCACTGACCTCAGTGTGCTGctaggaggggcagggctgcaggaggtaaccgctttcagatgagatgtaaaactgAAGCCCTGCCCTCTCATAGTGATTAAAGATCCCAGGCAATTTTTGCGGGTGTCAGGGTATTAGCTCTGGTGTCCAGACCACGTTGCAATAGGGACAGCTAAGTTCTATCTCCCTAAGTGCTTCTTGCAGTTTAATTTGGGGACAATCTTCTGTATTGCTTCTTCTGGTCCTAAGCTGTTGTGTTATGCGGCTTTTAATTGGCTGCTCCATCCCAGAAGTGGTTGCATTTCTGTGGCAGGTAAAGCTGGCAGCCCGTGCAGCTTTTTAGAGCAAATAGCAGGGGAACCCAGCTGTTCCCTAGGGCGCAGAGTGGATTCCACAGCTCTTGGTTTCCTGTCAAATCCCAAACTCGTACAGCCCACAGGCTGCTGCCTAGGGCCACTACAGGCATTGGACAGGAGCTAACCACAGAGGCATTTTGGCCCAGCCACCACAGGGCTGCTGTGGAGTCTAGACACGTGGACTGATTTATGACGTCACTTGTGTCATGCTTACAGAAGGCTCCGTGGATGGCTGGACTAATGCTGGTGGGTCCGAGAGATCCCTTGATGGCCTGACCAGAGCCGCCTCTAGCTCTTCACCCACGGCAGGGCAACACTTGGGCAGGTAAGGCTACGAAGGGATAATGCAGCTCtcggtgctggggaggaggaacaggCAATGTGCAGTAACCGGGCTGAAGTAGCAGCTCTGTCAAATGCACAGTCAGATCAGGCTAGGAGCTTGGGAATGGGCAGAAGTGAGAGTACGTGGTGGTCTGACTAAGCACTTACTGCTCCTTTTGATGAGCATGACAATATCTTGCACTTGTCTAGCACCTTTTAGCCCAGAACCGCAAAGTGCGTTGCAGAGTTCAGCCTccctttgcagatggggaaaccaagggaAGTTGTAATTCCCCTGAAGTGGCACAGAGTCTCTTAGGGCAGAGTCTGGCCTGGCACCCTTGTTCCCAGTGCTGTGCTTTAACATTTCACAGGCTGCCTTCTTAGCTGTCTTCTCATGCCTGGGTGCTCTCTGCTGGTTAATgccccagtgggggaggggtgctgtgtCATCAGCACTCAGCCAGGCAGAGAGGCAGCATGAGGGGCACGTGGAGGCTGGCTGTGGcctggcactgtgctgtgggggaggcaggctctgCTTGCTGAGTGATTTATGTCTGATGGAGGGGGCGGGAGGTTTGAGATGGGCTCTGTGCAGCATCCTGTGTGATCTTGTGAAGCCCTCAGAGAGGGGgcctggtgtgtgtggggtggcttgggggtggtggggggtgggattctctccccatctctccctCAGCACGTGGCTGGCCATGGATTCCAGATGCGCAGCAGGAAAGGAAGGGCTCTaggccagggctgcagctgctgcggGTCTGATCCCAAGGCCCAGTTTGGAGCACGGGGCCCAGTCTCTGGCCTGCCATAGCATTAGTGGGGGCTGTCACTTGGGAGCTGTGACTGAGCAGGGAGTATTAACCTGGTAATGTTGCATGGGAGTTTTACTAGTTTACTGTCTGCATTGATACTAGCTGGTGGTGGAATACAAAGGTGTGTCTTCACTTGAGGGATGCTGCTGGAGCAGATAACCTGAGCCCACGAGCGGGTAGGGGCCAGGTGATACCTTCTGCCCAGGAAACTGggcaaaggctggaggaggagccagggtgtGTGGCTGAGTCAGACTGCTGGAGAGGGTTTCAGttgagagctggctggggaaacaaaGGGAGGCCCAGAACTGGGGTCTGGGCTCCCTACCCCCAAAGATGGACCTGAtggaggggtcctgttttctgtacctacaaagctctgttttggactgtgttcccatcatctaataaaccttctgttttactggctggctgagagtcacggtgaatcgcaggaagtggggggttcagggccctgactcccccacactccgcgACAGCAGCCCTCTGACACATTCTGCATGGGGGGGGTCTGAGTCTGAGTGTTACGTTGTTTTGCTCTCAGGGCTCCTCCCGCTCTAcatagtggggggaggagggaaataacCCCACACCGAGCCCAGGGACCCCAATGGCTTTCTTTTCATGCACCTCCCTGGGCCAGGTTTGAGACTGAGCTTGAGCTGCCTTTTTCTTAGCTCTGTTTCCAGATGCCATGGAGTTGTGCCTGTCCCTGGGGGAAGCTCTGTGATGTGTCTGCTGGGGGAGTTGTGCATGGTGAGGTGTGCAGCTGcccgggggtgccctggggaTGCGTATGGTGTATGCTGGGGATATGCGGGGTATGTTACTGCACTGGCATGTTGTGTGCTGTGGTGGGAACCTCCCTATCGCTCTATTGCTGACCCCTTGTACCTTTTGTGTCCTCTCTGCTTTAGAAGGAACCATTGTTCCCAGAGTGCTGACCCACCAGATCACCCAAAGGGTGTTTCCCTCtctggcaggggttgggggctcagCGGGTGCAATGAATAAGTGGCAGCAGGAGGTAGGGTGGATGTGGGGTTGGGTGCTGGTGGAGGGGCAGGATGGGATGTGCAGGGTAATTCCATTGTAGCCCTGCACACAGGTGACCCTGTGAGTTGCCCAGGCTCTGCACTCCAACACACCCTGTGCCCAGTGCCAGAGcagcccctctcccttctctcacGGCAGGCACCAAGGGGAGCTGGCCTCAGGCATTAGGAAGGTGCTGCAGTTTGACCGGGATGAATTAAACACCTCTGACAGAAGGGAGGAATCCTGGCTGCTCCCTGGCTTTGGCCGTTCCGCTCTGCAGCAGCTGAAGGAGAACGTGCTGGGGACAGTGAGTCTCGTTGGACCCTGCTGTAGGATGGGGCTGAGGTGCACATTGATGGAGATATTAGACAGCTGCCACactgtctccccttcccctgtgCCAAGTGCCCTTCCCCTGCAGGCTCACTAGTGATTCCAGGCCCCATTCACTTCCATCTCCCCAAACCTCACGCCTAACTGCTCCCTgtatctcccttcctccctcccaactTCCTGTCCCTGCCACCTCCCCTCCTGTCCCTATCCATCCTTCTGCAGTCAGGAACAACCAGCTGCCTCTCCAGTTCTGCTCTGCTCTGGAAACCTGTTTTTTGCAGCTCCACTAGTATGTAGAACTAGGGGATTTATGAGGCTCTAGGAATAACCCTTGGCTGCAGCCGCTGCTAGCGCTGGCCACTTTCCCTCAGTTGGTCTGTCCTTGGTCCTGCAGCGCTGATGTCCATGCTCTGTACTCGTAGGAGCCCAGGGTAACATGGCCAGCCAGGGACAACTGAGTGCTGATCCCACCGCTGAGACTTCCCAGCCCCCTCTAGGCAGGAGATCATGGGGAGAATTGGGCTGGGCCTCACCACAGCAGCCAGTGGGGTATCCTAGTTTATCGCAGTGGTGAGGGAATGCTTGGCAGATGAGCCATCAAATTCCTGGCTTGTCCACCAGGAGAGGGGAGCCTAAGCAGAGTTGCAGCCATGACCCTGAAGAGCTGTCTTCACTCCTCTGGGCGCCAGTCCATGGGAGATGGGAGGGcctcacagctgcagcagcacctgggccaAGCACTGATGGTCAGGAAAGGGGCCCTGGGTGCCCCTCATTATAAGTCCAACTGTAGAGCAATTCCCAGAGGTTCAGACTTTGTTAAAGCGGGAGGTGGGGCcctttcctgctctgttttgGGGCTGAACTCCAGCCTCCCCTGACACGTGCAGAACCCGTCCTCCCGCTGTGCCCCCCATCTCCTTGTGTTGCAGAGGGCTGGCATGGATTGCTTCAAGGAGTTTCTCCATGGTACCCTGGGGATCCACCTCCTTCACTTCTGGATGGACTGTGAGGATGTCATGGAGTGCACCAAGTGCTTAGAGGCCAGTACTGCCCAGCGGGAAGCTCAGATCCTCTGTGTCAGTCTCTGCCGGTAAGGATGGGTGTCCCAATGAACCCCCTCGTTCACACACTGGCAGAGGGAGCAAGAGGGAGTGGCTTTGCTCGTGTGCCCATCCCCTTGTTTGCACACTGGGGGCATGACTCGGCTGTCGAGCCCATACCAGGTGGTGGCCTCACACCCTTGCTGCCCACAGGTCTGGATCTGCTCCCCCTCCTGTGGAGGCAGGTGGTACTGTGTTTCTAGCAGCCAGACGGTGTCACTCAGATGGTGGTGTAGAGAGATTGGAGAATCCCAGCTCCAAATCCCAGTGACGAGCCCCCAGATCTACCACCTGGGTCCATGTAAGGAGCAGGCGAGGGCCCTAGGGAACGCCAGTCAGACAGACTCATACCAGGGACTGCAAAGACAGCATCATCCTTGGGCCTAGCAGGGGTCAGGCCCATGCAGAATAACCTGACCCACTTTCAGGACCTCTTGGGATCTTTAGGGTTCTTGGAGGCCTGAGGTGTGAGAGAAGAGCAGCCTGTGTGGGTCTGTTCTGCCTGGCAGATGTCTCTGGAAGCTTGCAGCTTTGTAGCCACTCAGCATGCACCCAGTAAGACAGGGCGATAGGAGAAGCACAGAGGACCAGACATTGTCCAGTTTGTGACCTTCTCTGGGCAGACATGCTTGGGGACAGATGGCTTGTCCAGTTCTCAGCTGTGGCCATCAGTGTGCTTAGGAAGTACCCTGCAGGTCTGGCTACTCTAGTGTTGAGACCATGGCTGTCTGAAGCCCATGGCCTGAGCTGCTTCAGCCTTTACTGGGGTGAAGCCATTGTTCTTTTCATTGCAGGAACATTCAAGATAAGTACAAGCTGAGTCTGTCTCTGGCCTCTCAGGTGAGTGAAGCTGCTGGGGTGCAGGTGCCCATCCTCTTACCCTGCCTTACAGCCTTAGCAGACACATACGTTTGCTCTTGGCAAGGCTGTGACtctcacacctcagctgctagcaGAGGTGAGACAGCAGAGCCCTAGGGAGCGCTCCTTGTGTGAACTGCCTCCCCAACCGGGAAACACCTGGGCTCATTACATTGCCAGCtgtttctgcagctgctctgctctgccttccaGTGACACTGGGGTCCTGCTGCTGCCCGTTTCCAAGGGCAACTGCCTGGCCATCTGTGGGGGTTGACTCTGACCTTAATGCAGCCTGTGATATAGTGCTGAGCCTGACAtcccagctctgcatgctgcatcGCTTGCCTCTTGAGAGCATCCAGGAACTGGTGGCCAATGGTCACTGTTAGTGTGTGATCATGACTGATCGCCCAGGCTGGAGCGGGCAATAGTGTATGAGGGCAGCGAGCCTGGCAGGGCTCGGGAGGGACAGAAGGAATGAAGGAGGAACAGTGCTGGCTGGAGCCAGACACAGGGAGCTCCCCTGCCACCTCACAAGCCACTGCCCGACAGCCTGAGGTGCACCCTGTGCAGAGGTTGCCAGTATGGCCGTCTGTACCAAATTGGGCCATGGTTTGGTGGTGCGGGTGGGACACTGTATGTCCAAGTGAATGCTCCATGCCCCTGAGTCCCTCCCCatcacagcccctccccagatATGCAATAGGCTTCCGTCAGCTACAAGGCAGGCTCAGCAGAGTATTTTGTGCTCATTGGGTTCATTTATCTTCTgatgctgagagaaagagagagaatgtgaaaCTAACAGCCCCTAAGGTTCTGGCCTCTAGGGTCTATGCTTCCTCTTGGCTGGTAGACATTGTTAGCCACAAGTCCTGCAAAGGGTTAATGGCAGATGGGGGCTGGGTGACTTTCCCTTCTATTCGTTCTCCTCTGGCCCAGCTTGGTGTAAGCCATGTGTGCTTGGTGTGGTACCCTGACCCTCTCTAGCAGCAGCAAGGCCAGCTAAAGATTGATGGGCCTACTACAGCCTTGGCTGTGTCTTTTACTGCAGGCAGTAgaagctcatgcattaagctcaaGAGGTCTCAGATTTGATCCCACTGCCAACGACCCACCCAGGGGCATCAGCGTCACATTGGGATCCCCATGGAGCCGAGCTCTGGATCTCTTCCTTGGTGTCACAAAGGCACTAGGCTGAGGACCTTGCTATTAAAGCACATTTCTGGAGCCAAGCCTAGGCAGAGGGTAGAGGAAACCAAGATTAAGCCATGCTCAGAGATGTGGTGGGATATTCTGATCCCAGAGCACTTTGTGGCTGGGTGAGGCTGGTGAGGGTGGCTGGCCCAGGCAATGAGGAGAGGTGGTGTGGCTGACGTGtgctcttctcccctctctgCTGGCAGGAGCCGATGTGCGAGGCTCAGGGCGGCGTCGAGGCAACTTTCAGTGCCTTCAGCAGGAGCCAGTAT
Encoded proteins:
- the LOC115648910 gene encoding uncharacterized protein LOC115648910; its protein translation is MHAEEATRARSPEAGPGVLEELLTYDDLFLEYFNAFLALPAFPLRLRYDRLRGQLQELDGFLPESPSQPGMKPSSPHYGATDAERERILGWLRRERLPPFQRTALYLEYKLAKLLIRPLDEGYPVSRHEIRGYSRQSERTAVSSIPSHPSTAGLPTRVPSLGLWRPPSQTRSTPAHLEGSVDGWTNAGGSERSLDGLTRAASSSSPTAGQHLGRHQGELASGIRKVLQFDRDELNTSDRREESWLLPGFGRSALQQLKENVLGTRAGMDCFKEFLHGTLGIHLLHFWMDCEDVMECTKCLEASTAQREAQILCVSLCRNIQDKYKLSLSLASQEPMCEAQGGVEATFSAFSRSQYDALRRLRAYWVPRFLLHHQRTRHLRTVPTSGSQTKPRPPMNADFLPLLKVFASLPVVGDGCMSHTNRSADWFSLPHSGASWRGRIVSARQPDLSWHLPDTPLTSHLLQALMCDPGAGGSFLHYLTRFEDTQKVHNLQLWQALEEHQATWEWQADQLKPHCSAWQIFHKYLVHGAPCDVGLSSDMPHYIQHLQEMLSSSNQPLEPLALEPVAQHVLAVLCEAWLRYLRYEIATFLE